From the Aspergillus puulaauensis MK2 DNA, chromosome 1, nearly complete sequence genome, the window TGTACAAATGTAAACCATATAATATGATATGTATCTCGTATTGATTAATTGGGAAGACTCATTCCATCGTTCAGAACGCAGAAAAGCAAAGTAAAGCCAAATCAAAGCCAGAAAGCGCGCCAATGGTAAAAAGAACTGCGTACATAAAATGCATCCATGCATGAGGTGATAAACAAAGCCTTATCCatccaaccagccagccGTCGAACAAAATTACTATATACAGAGAATCAACTCTTTAACTTAACCTTGATCCGGAAGTTGGGTTGATTTAAGCCAACATAAACCGGAACaacccatccatctccacccaCTGCCTACCGCATTTCTTCAAGTAAGCGTCGACAACGCCCTTGACTGTCCCAAAGCGTACACGGTTGAACTCTACCAACGCAGCAACactatccttcttctccccgcTCGCCTCCTTCTGTGCCGCCGCCCGCGCCTTATCCACATCCCACAAGCTAGCGAAATACAGAAGTTGATTGTACATCTGCTTCTCGGTGTACTCGTACGACATGCGTCCTAAACAGCCCTCTGCCTGACCGCGCGGACCAAGACAGCGGTGTCCGTAGACGCTGATCTGGCGGGTGCGGTTCCCGCAGGTAGATTCGTCGCAGACAAGCCAGCCCTCGTAGTATTTTGACGTTTGGGCACGAATTTGGCTTTCGAGTTGTGCGACGATTGTCAAGACGGAGAACTGCTTTTGACAAGAGGGGCTGGGGCAGATCAGCCCGTGGGGGTTGCACATGTGGGCTGACGCTGCGAGTCCCTCGAAGACACAGCGTTCTTTGCAGTGCCGGCAGGTGAGGGCAAATCTTGCGGCGGATTCGAAGCGGACCGAGTCTGGAATTTGGGATTCTAGTGGGAAGATCTCGGTGTTTTGGGTGTTTTGGgtgctggaggtgttgaTTTGGTATTTGCGGACATCGAGGCCGAGGCATTCGGCTAGGCGAACTGCATCTGTGCCGGGGATGGGGGCGCAGAGACGTTCAATGGGGGGGAATATTTGTTTGAGAAGGTAGAATTCGATGTCAGGTTTGAGCCCCGAGTCCTTTTTGACCACGTCCTGGAGGGTATACGAGCGTTTGGCTGCGGGAAGAGAGGATGTCTCTGAGTCTCCGGATGTTACGACGTAGGAGATCACGTCGTTTGGCCGCACTGTCCTGCCACGGGCTAGTTCTCGCAGTGCGACTTGTGCTGGAGGCATAGTTTCCTTGTTGGGATATTCCTCTGGCCGCTTGGACAGTTTCTAGTTGAAGTTAGTTTATGCTCGAAGGGGAGGGAATTAGAGAGTGCATACTGTGTAGATCACGTATTTCTGAACAGGAACAGTAAATTCTCTCATATTGCCCGCCAACTCACGCAAGTAATCGTGAACACGGTTCAGGACAAGCTCCTGATCCTCACCGGAGAGGACCTCGTTCAAAAGTCGCTGTGAAGCCTCCTTCGACAGCGCACAGTACTCACGTCTCTTCATATCCAAACCCTTCACCTCGAGCTTGTCGACGTATTTgccatccacctccatcatATTAATAGCCGCATACTTCTTCTTGGCGTGCAATAGAAGACGACGGAAGATGTTGTCGATGTCAATTTCTAACAGTCGATATCGTTCGTTGACTGCCTTCTTGAGCTCGTCTCCAACCCTCAGCGCGTCGCTGATGGTGTCCATATTTGTGTTGATCATGACGGAATCGGTATCACCGTAAATGACCTTTAGCTGTTTGCTTTCCACTAATTCCTTGGTGCTACGCAGAATCTCACGACCCTTGAATGTGGTGAGCATGGCCAAGGGACGAGCATAGAAGCGACTCTGTGTGTACCCAAGACATCCGTACATGGAGTTGGCGGTAAGTTTGAAGGCCAACTGCTTTGTGTCCCATGTGGCAAGCTGCTCAGGAGTTGCGCGTTTATCCTTCATGAGCTTCTTGACTTCCCGCCGACGGCCGACAAGAGTTGCGATAATGCGAGGTAGGATACCCTGTTCAGCCTCTGTTGCAGGAATTTCTGGCACCTTTTCCTCATTCTCATTTTCGGCCTACACATGTTAGTATTCATAACCGCACAGATGAGGGGTTTGAGAACGTACCACTGATGCCCGATCCACTGTGGTGAAGCAAATGTTGTACTCTTGAATGATACTAGGATACAAACTGTTGAAATCCATGACAAGAACAAACCTGTCATAAAGTCCTCTTTCAGGCTCGAAAACGAGACCACCTTTGTATTtgtccttctttttcttatcggCTGAATCGTCTTCGTCCCCATCCTgggccttctcttccgcctTTTGCAGCTTGGAAGAATATTTGTCGGGACAAATGTACTTGTTCCGATGGAATTCGTGGAGCAAAATGTACTCGTTCCGCTCGGCGCGAGTACCACTTAGCGTTCGGGCCCAGGAATTGCCAGCAATATTTGTGAGCACCTTGGTTAGGGGGAGCATCTGAAGCCGCAGAACTAGGGCAGCAATGAAGTACGTATCGGTATCGCAATGGTTCACGAAGTTGACAAGCCCATCTTTGGAGGTTGCCCATGTCTTGAGTGCGGCCTCGAAGTCTAGCTCTTGCCGCGAATTGCCCGCTCCAAGGTAAAGATCGCACATTTCCGTCAAACTCCAGGATTGACATTTCATCATCAGTGACTATTGGCGATTAGCAAGCCGTCTTGGGGTACAAATGGTGACTCTTACCTTTCCCATATCATTGGCGACATCGCACACCAATCTTCCGGCAACTAGGTGCCTCTCGGTGAAGAAGCCCCCGCCCCTGTTGAAGGTTTTGGGCCATTCTCCACGTTTGAGTCGTCCAAGACGATGCCATCCTGGtgtctttttctccttcagTCTGCTTAGCAAGACACTTAGGTCGACTTCCTGCAGCTGATGGCCCATCATGACATCTGGATCCATCCTTTCAAACAGAGCCATGAATTTACTGAGTAACATCTGCTCGCTCTTCTCTAACATGTATGTACCCCGTTGCCTTTTGACCTCGGCTTCAAAGTTCACTGGATACGAAGAACCAGCCGGACGCATCACAGTGAATGTTTTGCAAGGAAGCTTTTCCGGTGGAGACGTCTCCGTGAGAGAGATGTTCTCGTAGACTCGACCGCTGGCAACCAAGATCTCTTGCTTGTTCTCTTTCACATTGAGCTGGGTTCGGAAAGCGAGACTGATCAAGGTGAGAGTTGGCGGGTCGAGATTTTCGGTGTCAGGGACCGGGGTAATAAGTCCTGGCTTTGAGGCCTGGCATTCGAATTTACACCACGAGGCATTGTTGACAGCGGAGAAATCAGCTTCTTCGACCTTGAGCCAGCAAGGACCCATAATGTTCTTCCAGAGGACGAATTGCTCGAATAATGAAGTGTTCGTTCCGAAAACATGAGAGAACGTTTCTCCCTTGGTGTCCATGGGTAAAGCCGGCTTGTCATAAGGATAGAGTAGCTTCAAGTACTCAGTTTCTCTTGGAACACCGGGCATCTCGAATGCGTATTTGCGGGTGCATTCTTTGATCTTATGCATGCCAACCCTCAGCCTCGACATCATCTGATCGACTTCATGGTACACatcttccatatcaacctcctcatccgtcTTACGGCCCTGCTTATGTCTGTGCTCGCGGGGAAGGAAGTATAGTTTTCGAAGGACGTTGTCCACCTTGACGAAGGCGCTAGCATATGAGCCATTTTGCTTGTTTTTCACCTTTCCGAATAAGCAAAGGCTGCCGTTGACCTCCGTGTAGTCAAGCCAGAAGAATCGAAGGCTtccgtcttcttcgacaaCGTCCTGGGGGCGTAGCTTGCCAAAGCCACGCATTTCAGACGACGCTGGGCTGTTGAGCACGTTCAACTTGTCGCGTACATCATTCCAGGAAGCATTCACATCTGCCGCAGACTTCACCGGAGACGAACTGGCAGGAGTCGGATAATGTTCCTTTTTGATCTTGGGCGGAGGTCGGCTGCCGGAAATGTTGACGCTCTGTGCCTTGGCTTCGTGATGGCCGGTAGCCTGCACCACCTCCATAaggtcatcatcgtcgtcctcagGCTCCTCCTTTATAGGGACTATGTTCTTTCGCTCTACTGCCTTGGTAACTGGAGAGGAGGGCATTGGGTCGCTCATGGGcatatcgtcgtcgtccgCCTGAGGAAGGGGTCCGTCATCGTTATCTAGATTGAGGGCCGGTTCTTCGCCGACCGGGGACACGGGATCACTGTTCTCATCCTTTCGTGGAGGCTTCGCTGTGCGTGTTTTCTCTGAAAGCGGAGGGGACAATATGCGAACTTTGCGGCGTGTTTCCGACTTTACGATGTTGTGCTTCGGAGCCTTGTTCGAGACCACATTGGTATCGACCTCGCCTAAAAGATCCGCAAGAAAGGCATCGTCTTCGGCGGTAGCAACTGGCTACGAGTGCACGTAAAATTAGCCCATGCTCTCCAAACCCGtatcatcatctccaatTCAAAGGGCTGCTCGCTCGCTCACCTTTGCTTTCggagccgccgccgccggtcCACTGTTAAAATATTTCGAGATCCCATTATTGAtcttttccttcctctgcttctcttcctcacgTTTGCGTTTAGCAGCCTTTCCTCTCGCCGGTAAATTCTCATCGTCACTCTCATCGCTATACTGAGCCGTCTGCTCATTCCAGACCTCGCGGCCGTCATCCGCGTATCCCTCGCCATTATCGTCGACCACAAAATCGTCTTCGTCAAGTCGATTCCGGATAATTTTCTTATACCCGTcatcgtcgacctcctcgtAGATATCACCCTGTTCCTCGACTTCGTATGTGGACAGACGCTTTTTCCCTGACGCACGCAGAGCGCGGAGCTCCGCCAACTTCGCGCGGGCTGAAGCCATTGTGGGTTGGTATTTCCGCGCAGGCGATTATTGTGCGGATAGGACGGGCATAGGAAGTGACTTGGGAGTGAATTCTAGGAAAATTGGCCCAGTGTTGACGCACTGGCTGTTTGATGGGTCGCGGAAGGGATGCTCAGGCAAATCGTGGTTGACGCGGGAAAGGCACGCGTTTCCGACGCGGTGGACGCGACGCCGCCCGCTCTCCGCCAATCCGGTTAATTAGTTTGGAATCAGGCAACTCCACGTCTACTAGGTAcagttttattattactgcCCTGGTGGTGCTTGATGCGGTGAAGAGACAGGGTGCATTCATTTCTGTACTACACGCCAAAATCCATATTAACGCCGCCCCTCCAGAGATTTCCGCCCTTTGCCCTATATTGCTTTGCCTATATTGCCTAATCCGACAATTCACTATCAGAATCAGCGTCGCTGAATTCCTCTGCAGCGTAAGTTAGCATAACTCCGATTTTAAAACAGAAGGCCGGGACATCGCACCTTGAGCGAGACCAAAATCAAACGTCCCATCCAGGTTCGCGGCCAACATCTCGCGAATCATACCCAGCGCCTCGTCTGGAAAATTGACGCCAGATATCGCGTTGAGAATGGACAGGCTTAGTCCGTTATTACCTGGTCCGAGTTGCGAGATGAAGTCGACCACCCCGTTTGCTGTGAAATTGCTGAGGGCATATATGGCTAGGCTTTTGAGCTTCGTGAGGCACACGAACGCGGGCCAGACGGAGTCGTTGAAGGCGTCACCGCTTATCCAAAGTCTTTCTAGGTGCGGGAGGAACGAGGTGACTGCCTGGACTTGCTCCATGGTGAACCAGTCGGATACATCCTTGAGCTCCAGCTCACGAAGGTTTCCGAGGACGCCTACTGCGTCGACGAGCAGATTGCTGTCTCGAGGgtcttcgcttccttcgccACGGAGGTAAAGGGTCTGTAGAGATGTGTGGGACCCAAGGGCAGGAAGAAAGCCACCGCTGCGGGTTAGCTTGAAGCCGGCGAAGGAGAGGCTGGTCAGGTGGATATCATCGCTCATCATCACTTGACTTAGTAATTCGGCGTCGTGCATGAATTTCCTGACTTCTAGGCGTTTTAACCTTGTGCAAGTTCGGATCCAGTCAGCAACTAGGCCGAGATTTGTATAAAATGATTCGTCCCACACGGCAGGCACTGAGTCTGTCAAGCTGAGAACCTCTAGATTAGGCAATGCAGTCAACGAGGGAAGCTCGCGGATCGTATCAATG encodes:
- the POL1 gene encoding DNA-directed DNA polymerase alpha catalytic subunit POL1 (BUSCO:EOG09260375;~COG:L;~EggNog:ENOG410PFBM;~InterPro:IPR043502,IPR024647,IPR006172,IPR038256, IPR036397,IPR012337,IPR017964,IPR042087,IPR006133, IPR023211,IPR015088,IPR006134;~PFAM:PF03104,PF08996,PF12254,PF00136;~go_function: GO:0000166 - nucleotide binding [Evidence IEA];~go_function: GO:0003676 - nucleic acid binding [Evidence IEA];~go_function: GO:0003677 - DNA binding [Evidence IEA];~go_function: GO:0003887 - DNA-directed DNA polymerase activity [Evidence IEA];~go_process: GO:0006260 - DNA replication [Evidence IEA]); its protein translation is MASARAKLAELRALRASGKKRLSTYEVEEQGDIYEEVDDDGYKKIIRNRLDEDDFVVDDNGEGYADDGREVWNEQTAQYSDESDDENLPARGKAAKRKREEEKQRKEKINNGISKYFNSGPAAAAPKAKPVATAEDDAFLADLLGEVDTNVVSNKAPKHNIVKSETRRKVRILSPPLSEKTRTAKPPRKDENSDPVSPVGEEPALNLDNDDGPLPQADDDDMPMSDPMPSSPVTKAVERKNIVPIKEEPEDDDDDLMEVVQATGHHEAKAQSVNISGSRPPPKIKKEHYPTPASSSPVKSAADVNASWNDVRDKLNVLNSPASSEMRGFGKLRPQDVVEEDGSLRFFWLDYTEVNGSLCLFGKVKNKQNGSYASAFVKVDNVLRKLYFLPREHRHKQGRKTDEEVDMEDVYHEVDQMMSRLRVGMHKIKECTRKYAFEMPGVPRETEYLKLLYPYDKPALPMDTKGETFSHVFGTNTSLFEQFVLWKNIMGPCWLKVEEADFSAVNNASWCKFECQASKPGLITPVPDTENLDPPTLTLISLAFRTQLNVKENKQEILVASGRVYENISLTETSPPEKLPCKTFTVMRPAGSSYPVNFEAEVKRQRGTYMLEKSEQMLLSKFMALFERMDPDVMMGHQLQEVDLSVLLSRLKEKKTPGWHRLGRLKRGEWPKTFNRGGGFFTERHLVAGRLVCDVANDMGKSLMMKCQSWSLTEMCDLYLGAGNSRQELDFEAALKTWATSKDGLVNFVNHCDTDTYFIAALVLRLQMLPLTKVLTNIAGNSWARTLSGTRAERNEYILLHEFHRNKYICPDKYSSKLQKAEEKAQDGDEDDSADKKKKDKYKGGLVFEPERGLYDRFVLVMDFNSLYPSIIQEYNICFTTVDRASVAENENEEKVPEIPATEAEQGILPRIIATLVGRRREVKKLMKDKRATPEQLATWDTKQLAFKLTANSMYGCLGYTQSRFYARPLAMLTTFKGREILRSTKELVESKQLKVIYGDTDSVMINTNMDTISDALRVGDELKKAVNERYRLLEIDIDNIFRRLLLHAKKKYAAINMMEVDGKYVDKLEVKGLDMKRREYCALSKEASQRLLNEVLSGEDQELVLNRVHDYLRELAGNMREFTVPVQKYVIYTKLSKRPEEYPNKETMPPAQVALRELARGRTVRPNDVISYVVTSGDSETSSLPAAKRSYTLQDVVKKDSGLKPDIEFYLLKQIFPPIERLCAPIPGTDAVRLAECLGLDVRKYQINTSSTQNTQNTEIFPLESQIPDSVRFESAARFALTCRHCKERCVFEGLAASAHMCNPHGLICPSPSCQKQFSVLTIVAQLESQIRAQTSKYYEGWLVCDESTCGNRTRQISVYGHRCLGPRGQAEGCLGRMSYEYTEKQMYNQLLYFASLWDVDKARAAAQKEASGEKKDSVAALVEFNRVRFGTVKGVVDAYLKKCGRQWVEMDGLFRFMLA